The window AGAAGTCGCTCGCGAGATGACCGTCAAGGCGGGTCAGAAATGCACGGCCATCCGCCGCGCCATCGTGCCGCGCCAGCACCTCGATGCTGTCGCCGAAAAGCTCAAGGCCCGTCTGGCCAAAGTGGTGGTGGGCGACCCATCTGTTGAAGGCGTGAAGATGGGCGCACTGGCCTCGCATGCGCAGCAAGCCGACGTGGCCGAGCGTGTGGCCCTGCTGCGTCAAAGTGCCGAACTGGTGTTTGGTGGCGGTGCCGATTTCAAACCCGTGGGGCAGGGCGTGGAGGGCGGTGCTTTCTTCCAGCCCACGCTGCTGCTGTGCCAAAAGCCTTTGTACACCGACAGCGTGCACGACGTGGAAGCCTTTGGCCCCGTGAGCACGCTCATGCCTTACGACGGCATTGACGAAGCCCTCCAACTGGCCGCACGCGGTCAGGGCAGCTTGGTCGGCACACTGGTCACCAAAGACCCGCAGATTGCGGCCCGCATGATCCCGGTGGCGGCGGCTTTGCATGGCCGTCTGCACATCCTCGATCGCGAAGCCGCTGTCGAATCGACGGGTCACGGCTCGCCGCTGCCATCGCTCAAGCACGGTGGTCCGGGCCGTGCCGGGGGCGGTGAAGAACTCGGTGGCATCCGCGCCGTCAAACACCTGATGCAGCGCACCGCGCTGCAAGGCTCGCCCACCATGATCGCCGCCGTCACAGGCGAGTACATGCGGGGTGCCAAGCTGATCGAGACCGAGGTTCACCCCTTCCGCCGCTACTTTGAAGAGTTGCAGATTGGCGAGAGCCTGCTCACCCACCGCCGCACAGTGGGCGAGGCCGATATCGTGGCCTTTGGTGGTTTGTCGGGTGACTATTTCTACATGCACTTCGACGAGATCGCTGCCAAAGATTCGCCCTTTGGCAAGCGTATTGCACACGGCTACTTTGTGTTGTCGGCGGCAGCGGGTTTGTTTGTCTCGCCCGCGCCCGGCCCGGTGCTGGCCAATTACGGTTTGGATACCCTGCGCTTCGTCAAGCCCGTGGGCATTGGCGACACCATCCAGGCCCGCCTGA is drawn from Limnohabitans sp. 63ED37-2 and contains these coding sequences:
- the paaZ gene encoding phenylacetic acid degradation bifunctional protein PaaZ, encoding MSQVLQSFIGGQWIGQQGAQNLRSAINGATVFQTHAEAIDFGDAVNYARTVGLPNLLKLDFQERAQRLKALAKYLGEHKEQLYAISAHTGATRADSWVDIEGGAGTLFAYSSMGSNELPSGNLIHEGPAFPLGKKGGFAGTHILVPRGGIAVHINAFNFPIWGLLEKFAPSFLAGMPCIGKPASSTSYLTEAMVRLVEQSGILPAGALQLVIGSTGDLLDRLNGQDVVTFTGSADTAAMLRVHPNVVKHSIPFNAEADSLNCAILAPDVSPDDEEFDLFVKEVAREMTVKAGQKCTAIRRAIVPRQHLDAVAEKLKARLAKVVVGDPSVEGVKMGALASHAQQADVAERVALLRQSAELVFGGGADFKPVGQGVEGGAFFQPTLLLCQKPLYTDSVHDVEAFGPVSTLMPYDGIDEALQLAARGQGSLVGTLVTKDPQIAARMIPVAAALHGRLHILDREAAVESTGHGSPLPSLKHGGPGRAGGGEELGGIRAVKHLMQRTALQGSPTMIAAVTGEYMRGAKLIETEVHPFRRYFEELQIGESLLTHRRTVGEADIVAFGGLSGDYFYMHFDEIAAKDSPFGKRIAHGYFVLSAAAGLFVSPAPGPVLANYGLDTLRFVKPVGIGDTIQARLTAKRKIDRNKKDANGVGQGVVAWDVEVTNQLGEVVASYDILTLVAKKG